One Glycine soja cultivar W05 chromosome 2, ASM419377v2, whole genome shotgun sequence genomic region harbors:
- the LOC114376251 gene encoding uncharacterized protein LOC114376251, which yields MVRTRGLGCALGAGRGRGISEDTHEADVPLRRRPTASACRQQVRLREDVTERPEDVPQLHEDVPHVSDATPEMTGTADAVQAEGVATDGSLGSPAVDEGFPGGPHDPSILTDFAEHVAHSIWSGRERPDLKLVSHDRKVDKIGRPAPEIEGLIAGTRLSPLIRCSVITTDPGLISAFVERWHRETSTFHLLVGELTITLDDMASLLHLPITGALHTFEPLVTSDAIRLLMELLEVSHEEATFETR from the exons atggttagaacacgaggtttaggttgTGCGTTAGGAGCTGGTAGAGGTAGAGGCATTAGTGAGGATACGCATGAGGCTGATGTTCCTCTGCGTCGCAGACCTACTGCTTCAGCATGTAGGCAACAAGTTCGTCTGCGTGAGGATGTGACAGAGAGACCTGAGGATGTGCCTCAGTTGCATGAGGATGTTCCTCATGTGTCTGATGCCACCCCAGAGATGACAGGCACCGCCGATGCTGTTCAGGCAGAGGGAGTGGCTACTGATGGGAGCTTGGGGTCACCTGCTGTAGATGAGGGTTTCCCCGGTGGACCACACGACCCATCGATTTTGACTGATTTTGCTGAGCATGTCGCACACAGTATCTGGAGTGGACGG GAACGACCCGATCTGAAGTTGGTCTCCCACGATAGAAAAGTAGATAAAATTGGGAGACCAGCGCCTGAGATCGAAGGGTTGATTGCTGGCACCAGATTGAGTCCACTGATTAGGTGTTCTGTTATCACCACTGATCCTGGACTGATATCCGCCTTCGTCGAGAGGTGGCATCGCGAGACTAGCACGTTCCACCTGCTAGTAGGCGAGTTGACGATCACGTTGGATGACATGGCGTCACTCCTACATCTTCCCATCACTGGCGCGCTGCATACGTTCGAGCCGCTTGTTACTTCAGACGCCATTCGTCTACTGATGGAGCTTCTTGAGGTCAGTCATGAGGAGGCTACATTTGAGACCCGATAG
- the LOC114376256 gene encoding serine/threonine-protein phosphatase 7 long form homolog produces the protein MYDHLNDASQASTRQLGGYITLLQGWIYEHFLTVHTSVIHDAYDEGSPRACRWLTGKAHITGIKGAPYWRRLDALSVTDVCWMPYGELWRVRAFDLISSYTGQLRWDQIVVYVRLERVLRQFGYLQTVPPPPVCDSLTGDDIDDQWLNFPDHLVPSGELCVVPRQVAADYMEWFFRISHPFVTRTEETATLRHPPPPHHEEFVEPPIPEVSVATDLPTHSVVHYEGCQGMAQDLGAIAEDLERVINLRMITEGIDLHDIMTRCLRRARGDTADGSLRPR, from the exons ATGTACGACCATCTGAATGACGCTTCGCAGGCCTCTACACGGCAGTTGGGCGGTTATATTACACTTCTCCAG GGCTGGATATACGAGCACTTTCTTACAGTGCATACATCCGTCATTCATGATGCTTATGATGAGGGGAGCCCACGGGCCTGCAGGTGGCTTACGGGTAAGGCTCATATTACGGGGATCAAGGGAGCCCCGTATTGGAGACGTTTGGATGCCCTGAGTGTGACTGACGTGTGTTGGATGCCCTATGGTGAGCTCTGGCGAGTTAGGGCCTTTGACTTGATATCGTCGTACACCGGCCAGCTCAGATGGGATCAGATTGTGGTGTACGTTCGACTTGAGCGGGTTCTTCGACAGTTTGGCTACCTTCAGACGGTCCCTCCACCGCCGGTTTGTGATTCTTTGACAGGTGATGATATAGATGACCAGTGGCTGAATTTTCCAGACCATTTGGTGCCTTCAGGGGAGCTCTGTGTAGTTCCTAGACAGGTGGCGGCAGactacatggagtggttttttCGGATATCGCACCCATTCGTCACGCGGACCGAGGAGACTGCTACGCTGAGACATCCGCCTCCCCCTCATCATGAGGAGTTCGTCGAGCCACCCATCCCCGAGGTTTCAGTCGCGACCGATCTCCCTACGCATTCAGTG GTTCACTACGAAGGATGTCAGGGGATGGCTCAGGATTTAGGAGCGATTGCTGAGGATTTGGAGCGGGTCATCAACCTCAGGATGATCACTGAGGGCATTGACTTACATGACATCATGACTCGTTGTCTGAGGAGAGCTAGAGGTGACACCGCAGATGGAAGTCTTAGGCCACGCTAG